The genomic region CTGTCCGACGGCTTCCGGGTGCCCGGCCTGCCGGTGCCGTCGCTGCCGGTGGTCGGTGGCGACGCGGCGGCGGCCTGCATCGCCGCGGCCAGCGTGTTGGCCAAGGTCAGCCGCGACCGGCTGATGGTCGAACTGGACGCCGAGCACCCCGGTTACGGGTTCGCCGAGCACAAGGGGTACAGCACCGCGGCGCACAGCGCGGCGCTGGCCGAGCTGGGTCCGTGCAGCCAGCACCGGCGGTCGTTCATCAACGTGCGCCGGGTCGCCACCGCAGGCGGCGGCACCCGGATGGTCACCGAACTCGCCGCCGACTGTGCACCGGATCAGCGCGGGCAGGTCGGGTAGGGAACAATGGAGACCAGTGAGAGAACAGCGACCAGGATGAAGGAAAGCTGAGCGATGAGTGCCGAAGATCTCGAGAAGTACGAAACCGAGATGGAGCTCTCGCTCTACCGCGAGTACAAGGACATCGTCGGTCAGTTCAGCTACGTCGTGGAGACGGAGCGACGGTTCTATCTCGCCAACGCCGTCGAGGTGGTGCCCCGCAATACGGACGGTGAGGTCTACTTCGAACTGCGGCTCACCGATGCGTGGGTGTGGGACATGTACCGGCCGGCCCGCTTCGTCAAGCAGGTGCGGGTGATCACGTTCAAGGACGTGAACATCGAAGAGGTCGAGAAGCCCGAACTGCGACTGCCCGAGTGACCGCGCGCCGGCGGGTAGTCCGTCGGCGACCCCGGATATTTCGCATTCCGCTCGCCGGGTGCCTGAAAACAATTGACGCCGTCGATGGTTCAGTCGCGGTGGTGAATTCGCGCGCCGACTTTCAAGACTGACGTTCTCTATTCTCATAAAGATTGTCATTCAGGCAGCGCGAGCCGCCGCGAGGCGGCATTATCGACAGCAACGCATGCCGTGGAGATCTGTTTGTCACGGCCGGGCCGGTCCAAATTGGGCCTAATGATTGTTCCGGTGTTGGGTGTGTCCCTGGTGGTTGGCGCTTGGGCGAACCGATGATTCGAAGATTCACAGTTAATTGAGAATCCCGAAAAAGTCGCCATTGAGCTGGTTCAAGCTGCGCCAGAATTGGTTCTGGCAACAGGTACTGCTGGCATTGGGAGGGGTCGCGAGGGAGAATCCCCCTGTTTTGATCAAGAGTCATTGACCCAAAGATATGTTCCGGCGTAAAGTCTCGCACCGTCCTCGAACGCCCATTGGGGGAGGAACAGGCTTGTCGAACCGCGAAGGCGGAGTCTGCCGGTGAGGCCTAGTCTGCTGCGTCCGTTGGTCGGACTGATCTCCATCCTTGCGGTCGCGGCAGTTTTCCTCTTGGCGGCCAACATGTTTCGGGGAGGATTCGCCGAAACCGTGCCGGTTACCGTCATCTCGCAGCGCGCCGGGCTGGTGATGAACCCCGACGCGAAGGTTCAGGTCCGTGGTGTCCAGGTGGGTCGGGTGGCCGAAATCGAGGCCCTGCCGACCGGCCAGGCGGCGATACATCTGGCGATCGATCCGAAGCGGCTGGATGCGATCCCGGCCAACGCACTGGTCGACATCGCCTCGCCGACGGTGTTCGGCGCCAAGCAGGTGCAGTTCGTGTTCCCCGAGAACCCGTCGCCGGAGTCCCTGCGCCCCGGCCAGGTGATCGAGGCCCAGCACGTCATGGTCGAGGTGAACACCGTCTTCGAGCAGTTGACGTCGGTGCTGTCGAGCGTCGAACCGACCAAGCTGAACGCGACACTCGGCGCCATCGCCCAGGCCATGGCGGGCCGCGGTGAGCGGCTCGGCCAGATGCTGTCGGACTTGAACTCCTACCTCGCGACCATCGAGCCCAGTCTGCCCGCACTGCGCGCCGATCTGCAGACCGCCCCGCGGGTACTCAACGCTTACGCCGACGCCGCAACGGATTTCGTGGACATCGCCGACAACGCGGCGCGGATCAGCGACTCCATCGTCGACGAGACGGACAACCTGGACGCCGCCCTGGTCAGCGTCATCGGGCTGGCCGATGTGGGCACCGAGGTCGTCGGGCAGAACCGCGATCCGCTCGCCGAGGTCACTCGGCTGCTGGTGCCGACCACCGATCTGCTCAACAAGTACAACCAGGCGCTGTGGTGCGCGTTGGCCGGCATGGTGGAGGCAGCGGGGCGCCCACCGCTGAAGCAGCCCGGCGTGATGGTTCTGACCGGATTCCTGTGGGCCCAGGAACGCTACCGCTACCCGATGGACCTGCCGAAGGCCGGTGCGACCGGCGGCCCGCAGTGCACCGGGCTGCCGAAGATGCCGTTCGAAGGTGTCCCGCCCTACGTCGTCGCCGACACCGGCACCAACCCGTGGCGGCGCACCTACCCCGGCATCATCCTCAACGCCGACATCATCAAGCAGATCATGTTCCCCGACACCGAGACGTCCGGGCCGCCCCGCAACACCGCGCAGATCGGACAACCGGGATGAGGCGCCCGTTTCGCTCCACGGTGATCAAGTTCGGCGTGTTCGCCGCTGTGATGGCGCTGCTGACCGCGTCGCTGTTCTTCATCTTCGGCCAGTACCAGACCGGCAGCACCCGAACGTATTCCGCGGTGTTCAGCGACGTGTCGCGGCTGGAGGCCGGACAGTCGGTGCGGGTGGCGGGTATGCGGGTGGGCACCGTGAAACGGGTGAAACTGCAACCCGACAAGACCGTCGTCGTCGACTTCGACACCGACCCCGGGGTGCAGATGACCACCGGAACCCGCGCCGCCGTGCGCTATCTGAACCTCGTCGGCGACCGCTACCTCGAGCTCATCGAGGGCGACGGTGGCACCCCGCTGCCGCCCGGTGCCCAGATCCCCCGCGAGCGCACGCAGCAGGCGCTGGACCTCGACCTGCTGCTCGGCGGCCTCAAGCCCGTCATCCGTGGCCTGAACCCGCAGGACGTCAACGCTTTGTCGGCGTCGCTGATCCAGATCTTCCAGGGGCAGGGCGCCACGTTGCGGTCCCTGCTCACCAGTAGTTCGGGGTTCAGCGCCGCGCTGGCCGAACACAGCCAGACGATCCAGGCCGTCATCGACAACCTGCGGACCCTGCTCGCCACCCTCAACAAGGAGGGGGACCGGTTCTCCACCACCGTCGGTCAGCTCGAGACTCTCGTCACCGAGCTGGCGGCCGAACGCGATCCGATCGCCACCGCCATCGACGCGCTGAACAGGGGCACCGCATCGATCGCCGACCTGCTCAGCGAGGCGCGCCCGCCGCTGGCGGAGACGGTCGACGAGCTGAACCGGCTGGCACCCAACCTCGACTTCCAGAAGGACAGGCTCGACACCAGTCTGCAGAAGGCGCCTGAGAACTACCGCAAGCTGATCCGCACCGGCTCCTACGGCAGCTTTTTCAACTACTACATCTGCGAGTTGAAGTGGCGGGTCACCGACCTGCAGGGCCGCACCGCGGAGTTCCCGTGGCTCCGCCAAGAGAACGGCAGGTGCGAGGAACCCTGATGCTGAAATACCGTGGCAGACACCTCATCCGGCCGGGAATCATCGGTGTGGTCCTGGTCATGCTGGTGATCGCCGTCGGTCTGGCGCCCGAACGGCTGACATCCTGGGCGACGGCGGTGCGCTACCAGGCGCTGTTCGCCGACGCGGGCGGGGTGGCGCCCGGCAACGACGTCACGATCTCCGGCATGAAGGTCGGCAGCGTCACCGCCGTCGGCCTGCAGGGCCAGGCCGCTCTGGTCACGTTCGCCATCGACGGCACCGTGACGCTGGGCACGGACACCACCGCGCACATCCGCACCGGGACCCTGCTCGGCGAACGGGTGCTCACCCTGGAGTCCAAGGGCGAGGGCACGATGCGGCCGATGGAGGTGATCCCGTTGTCGCGCACGGCATCTCCCTATTCGCTGACCGAGGCGGTCAGCGAGCTGACCACCAACACCGCGGGAACCGACACGGCGGCGCTGAACCAGGCGCTGGACACCCTGTCGGCCACCCTCGACGAGGTGGCTCCGCAACTGGGGCCGACGTTCGACAGCGTCACCCGGCTGTCGCGGGCACTCAACGAACGCGACGAGACGCTCGGCGAGCTGCTGTCCAGCGGCGCCGACGTCACCAAGATCCTGTCGGAGCGCGGCAACCAGGTGAACACCCTGCTGCTCAACGCCAACGACCTTGTCGCCGTGCTCAATGCGCGCCGCCACGCGATCGTCGAGATGCTGGCCCACACCTCGACGCTGTCCAAGCAGCTGTCCGGTCTGGTCGCCGACAACGAACGCGAACTCGCCCCGACGCTGGATAAGCTCAACGGGGTGGTCGCGATCATGGAGAAGAACCGCGACAACATCGCCGAGGCGCTGCCCGGTCTGGCCAAGTTCCAGATCACACTCGGTGAGACGATTGGTAACGGTCCCTACTACCAGGCCTACATCCCGAACATCTTCTTCGGCCAGATACTGCAGCCGTGGCTGGACTACGCGTTCGGCTTCCGGCGCGGCGTCAACGCGGGCCAGCCGCCGGACAACGCCGGGCCACGGGCCGAGCTTCCGTTCCCGTACAACGGGATTCCGGAGTTCCACGGACCGGGGACACCGTGATGAGACGGCGGATCCTGACCCTGGTGCTCGCGGCGCTGCTGATCGGCGGTGCGGCGGTGGTGGTCAAGCAGGCGGTGCTGCGGCCCACCGTGGTCACCGCGCAGTTCGTCACGGCCACCGCGATCTATCCCGGCGACGAGGTGCGCATCGCCGGGGTGAAGGTGGGCACCATCGAGTCGATCCGCCCTGCGGGCACCTACACCGAACTGAAGCTGGCCATCGGCCACGGCATCCGGGTCCCAGCGGATGCGAAGGCGGTGATCGTCGCGCAGAACCTGGTGTCGGCCCGTTACGTTCAGCTCACCCCGGCTTACGAGTCCGGCCCGGTGCTGGCCGACGGCGCGGTCATCCCGCAGGACAGGACCGCGGTCCCGGTGGAGTGGAACGAGGTCAAGGAGCAGTTGATGCGGCTGGCCACCGACCTCGGGCCGACCGGTGAGATGTCGACCGGTCCGGTGGGTCGGTTCATCGACAGCGCGGCCAACGCCCTGGACGGCAACGGCGACAAGCTCCGCGAGACCATCGCGCAACTGTCCGGTGTCGGAAGGATTCTCGCCGACGGCAGCGGCGACATCGTGAGCACGATCGACAACCTGCAGACCTTCGTCACCGCGCTGCGCGACAGCAACGAGCAGATCGTGGCCTTCCAGAACCGGTTCGCCACCCTGACCAGCCTGGTCAACGACAGCCGCTCCGACCTGGACGCGGCACTCACCGACCTCTCCGAGGTGCTCGACGAGACCACCCGGTTCGTCCGCGGCACCCGGGACAAAACCTCCGAACAGCTCCAGCGGTTGTCCAACGTGCTGCAGAACATCGCCGAGCACCGGATGGCGCTGGAGAACGTGCTGCACATCGCGCCGCACTCGATCGCCAACGCGGTCAACATGTTCGACCCGCGCACCGGCGCCGCCAGCGGCGTGTTCGTCCTCAACAACATGTCCAGCCCGGTGTGGGCGCTGTGCGGCATGGTCGGCGCGCTGCAGAACGTCACCGCGCCGACGACCGCCAAGGAGTGCGCGCAGTATCTGGGTCCGGGACTGCGCACCGCGAGCTTCAACAACCTGCCGTTCCCGTTCAGCCTGTTCCTGTCGTCGAACCCGCCGCCGTACATGCTGCGCTACTCCGAACCGCACCTGATGCCCGGCGCCGGCGGAGACGCCGACCCGCCGGAACCGCCGCCTGCCGTCTCGGCGTACACCGGCGCCGGGGACGTGCCGCCGCCGCCGGGCTGGGGAGCGCCGCCACCACCGCCACCACCAGGCCCGCCGACCGTGGAGAACCTGTTGCTGCCCGCCGAACAGCCGGCGCCGGAGCCGCCGCCGGAGGCGCCGCCGACCGAGGGGGCGACACCGTGATCGTCAGGCGCACCGCAGCGATCGCCCTGAGCGCGGCTCTGACGGCGAGTGCGTGTTCGTTTCAGGGCGTGAACTCCCTGCCCCTGCCCGGGGCGGTGGGACGCGGCTCCGGCGCATCCGTCTACCATGTCGAGCTCGCGAATGTCGGGACTCTGGAATCGAATTCGCCGGTGATGATCGACGACGTGGTGGTCGGCAGCGTCGGCGCGATGCGGCTGCACGGCTGGCACATCGACCTCGACGTCTCGCTCAAACCCGACGTGGTGGTGCCCGCCAACGCGGTGGCCAGCGTCGGGCAGACCAGCCTGCTGGGGTCCATGCACGTCGCCCTCGACCCGCCGCCGGGGGAGCCGCCGCGTGGCCGGCTCCAGCCGGGCGCCACGATCGGTCTGGACCGCACGTCGACCTACCCGTCCACCGAGCAGACGTTGGCATCGCTGGCCGCCGTCGTCAACGGAGGCGGGCTGGGCCGCATCGGCGACATCATCGCCAACCTCAACACCGCGCTGGCCGGCCGTGCCGGCGACGTCCGCGACCTCATCACCCGGCTCGACACCTTCGTCGGCACGCTGTACGAGCAGCGCGACGACATCATCGCCACCATCGAGGAACTCAACCGGTTCGCCCAACGGCTGGGCGACGAGCAGCAGGTCCTCACCCGCGCGCTGCGCAAGATCCCGCCCGCGCTCGACGTACTGGTCAGAGAGCGGCAGAACTTCACCACCGCGCTGCGCAGGCTGGGGGAGTTCAGCGACCTGACGTCGGGGCTCATCCGCGACACCCAGGCGGACCTGGTGACCAACCTGGAGAACCTGGCGCCGACGTTGCGCGCCCTCGCCGACGTCGGCCCGGAGATCGACAGCGCGCTGGCCTGGCTGCCCACGTTCCCGATGTCGCAGAACCTCATCGACCGTGGCATCCGCGGCGACTACATGAACCTGTGGGTCACCGTCGACCTGACCAACGCCCGCATCAAACGCAGCATGCTGCTGGGCACCGCGCTCGGGCAGGACCGCGCGTCGCTGGTACCCGCACCGGGTGATCCGGGTTACGACGACTACTTCTCCAAATACCCGCTGGGCGTGAACACGCCACCGCCGTTCGGCGAGATCCCCAATGCCGCCCCGGCACCGTGGGAACCCGGAGGAGGTGGCTGATGCTGTCCCGCCTGGTCCGAATCCAGTTGGTGATCTTCACGATCGCGTCGATCATCGGTGTGGTCACGATGGTGTTCGCCTACATGCAGGTGCCGACACTGCTGGGCATCGGCAAGATCACCGTGACGCTCGAACTGCCCGCGTCCGGCGGGCTGTACCGGTTCGCCAACGTCACCTA from Mycolicibacterium phlei harbors:
- a CDS encoding DUF2469 domain-containing protein, with protein sequence MSAEDLEKYETEMELSLYREYKDIVGQFSYVVETERRFYLANAVEVVPRNTDGEVYFELRLTDAWVWDMYRPARFVKQVRVITFKDVNIEEVEKPELRLPE
- a CDS encoding MCE family protein, with amino-acid sequence MRPLVGLISILAVAAVFLLAANMFRGGFAETVPVTVISQRAGLVMNPDAKVQVRGVQVGRVAEIEALPTGQAAIHLAIDPKRLDAIPANALVDIASPTVFGAKQVQFVFPENPSPESLRPGQVIEAQHVMVEVNTVFEQLTSVLSSVEPTKLNATLGAIAQAMAGRGERLGQMLSDLNSYLATIEPSLPALRADLQTAPRVLNAYADAATDFVDIADNAARISDSIVDETDNLDAALVSVIGLADVGTEVVGQNRDPLAEVTRLLVPTTDLLNKYNQALWCALAGMVEAAGRPPLKQPGVMVLTGFLWAQERYRYPMDLPKAGATGGPQCTGLPKMPFEGVPPYVVADTGTNPWRRTYPGIILNADIIKQIMFPDTETSGPPRNTAQIGQPG
- a CDS encoding MCE family protein; this encodes MRRPFRSTVIKFGVFAAVMALLTASLFFIFGQYQTGSTRTYSAVFSDVSRLEAGQSVRVAGMRVGTVKRVKLQPDKTVVVDFDTDPGVQMTTGTRAAVRYLNLVGDRYLELIEGDGGTPLPPGAQIPRERTQQALDLDLLLGGLKPVIRGLNPQDVNALSASLIQIFQGQGATLRSLLTSSSGFSAALAEHSQTIQAVIDNLRTLLATLNKEGDRFSTTVGQLETLVTELAAERDPIATAIDALNRGTASIADLLSEARPPLAETVDELNRLAPNLDFQKDRLDTSLQKAPENYRKLIRTGSYGSFFNYYICELKWRVTDLQGRTAEFPWLRQENGRCEEP
- a CDS encoding MCE family protein; this translates as MLKYRGRHLIRPGIIGVVLVMLVIAVGLAPERLTSWATAVRYQALFADAGGVAPGNDVTISGMKVGSVTAVGLQGQAALVTFAIDGTVTLGTDTTAHIRTGTLLGERVLTLESKGEGTMRPMEVIPLSRTASPYSLTEAVSELTTNTAGTDTAALNQALDTLSATLDEVAPQLGPTFDSVTRLSRALNERDETLGELLSSGADVTKILSERGNQVNTLLLNANDLVAVLNARRHAIVEMLAHTSTLSKQLSGLVADNERELAPTLDKLNGVVAIMEKNRDNIAEALPGLAKFQITLGETIGNGPYYQAYIPNIFFGQILQPWLDYAFGFRRGVNAGQPPDNAGPRAELPFPYNGIPEFHGPGTP
- a CDS encoding MCE family protein, giving the protein MRRRILTLVLAALLIGGAAVVVKQAVLRPTVVTAQFVTATAIYPGDEVRIAGVKVGTIESIRPAGTYTELKLAIGHGIRVPADAKAVIVAQNLVSARYVQLTPAYESGPVLADGAVIPQDRTAVPVEWNEVKEQLMRLATDLGPTGEMSTGPVGRFIDSAANALDGNGDKLRETIAQLSGVGRILADGSGDIVSTIDNLQTFVTALRDSNEQIVAFQNRFATLTSLVNDSRSDLDAALTDLSEVLDETTRFVRGTRDKTSEQLQRLSNVLQNIAEHRMALENVLHIAPHSIANAVNMFDPRTGAASGVFVLNNMSSPVWALCGMVGALQNVTAPTTAKECAQYLGPGLRTASFNNLPFPFSLFLSSNPPPYMLRYSEPHLMPGAGGDADPPEPPPAVSAYTGAGDVPPPPGWGAPPPPPPPGPPTVENLLLPAEQPAPEPPPEAPPTEGATP
- a CDS encoding MCE family protein, which translates into the protein MIVRRTAAIALSAALTASACSFQGVNSLPLPGAVGRGSGASVYHVELANVGTLESNSPVMIDDVVVGSVGAMRLHGWHIDLDVSLKPDVVVPANAVASVGQTSLLGSMHVALDPPPGEPPRGRLQPGATIGLDRTSTYPSTEQTLASLAAVVNGGGLGRIGDIIANLNTALAGRAGDVRDLITRLDTFVGTLYEQRDDIIATIEELNRFAQRLGDEQQVLTRALRKIPPALDVLVRERQNFTTALRRLGEFSDLTSGLIRDTQADLVTNLENLAPTLRALADVGPEIDSALAWLPTFPMSQNLIDRGIRGDYMNLWVTVDLTNARIKRSMLLGTALGQDRASLVPAPGDPGYDDYFSKYPLGVNTPPPFGEIPNAAPAPWEPGGGG